In Allocoprobacillus halotolerans, a genomic segment contains:
- a CDS encoding HU family DNA-binding protein: MNKKELIDIVSLKKDLTKKDAEALVDTVFDTMIESILNGDKVLISGFGTFKVNNRKERKGVSPKTKEAMIIPASKTVSFKPSNRLKDAMN; encoded by the coding sequence ATGAATAAAAAAGAGCTTATTGATATCGTTTCACTAAAAAAAGATTTAACAAAAAAAGATGCTGAAGCGTTAGTAGATACAGTTTTTGATACAATGATTGAAAGTATCTTAAATGGAGATAAAGTTTTGATTTCAGGGTTTGGTACATTCAAAGTGAATAACCGTAAAGAACGTAAAGGTGTTAGCCCTAAAACAAAAGAAGCTATGATTATTCCAGCTAGTAAAACTGTTTCATTTAAGCCAAGCAATAGATTAAAAGATGCAATGAATTAA
- a CDS encoding stage VI sporulation protein F has translation MDKQDKLLDKVSQKTHVSKADILSLANDLQNKDLKDEQNIRDFVNKISQLTHKHVKPEQMDKIIQIIQNNQVPTDIQKLV, from the coding sequence TTGGATAAACAAGATAAATTATTAGATAAAGTGTCACAGAAAACACATGTATCAAAAGCTGATATTTTGTCTCTTGCAAATGATTTACAAAATAAAGATTTAAAGGATGAACAAAATATTCGAGATTTTGTGAATAAGATTTCACAATTAACCCATAAACATGTCAAACCTGAACAAATGGATAAAATCATTCAAATTATTCAAAATAATCAGGTACCTACGGATATTCAAAAACTTGTATAG
- the nth gene encoding endonuclease III: MNKERVKRILDVFDEMYPDAKCELVHQNELELLIAVMLSAQTTDASVNKLTASLFQKYRCVEDYANAPLSQLENDLRTIGLYRNKAKNIKAMAQKLLSDFDGKVPCDHETLQTLPGVGRKTANVVISEGFKVPAIAVDTHVERISKRLGLAFKKDTVLIVEKKLQKAIPQERWIKTHHQMIFFGRYHCKAVNPDCQHCSLIDICKEPKRKKYLNIKKD, translated from the coding sequence ATGAATAAAGAGAGAGTAAAACGTATATTAGATGTTTTTGATGAAATGTATCCAGATGCTAAATGTGAACTTGTTCATCAAAATGAATTAGAATTATTGATTGCAGTGATGTTATCGGCACAAACAACCGATGCCAGCGTTAATAAATTAACAGCAAGTTTATTTCAAAAATATCGTTGTGTGGAAGATTATGCAAATGCTCCTTTATCACAATTAGAAAATGATTTGCGAACAATTGGTCTTTATCGTAATAAGGCGAAAAATATCAAAGCAATGGCTCAAAAATTATTAAGTGATTTTGATGGGAAAGTACCTTGTGATCATGAAACTTTACAGACTTTACCAGGGGTAGGTCGTAAAACGGCAAATGTTGTCATTTCAGAAGGATTTAAAGTCCCGGCTATTGCAGTTGATACGCATGTTGAACGTATTTCTAAGAGGCTAGGATTAGCATTTAAGAAGGATACAGTTTTAATAGTTGAAAAGAAACTTCAAAAAGCCATACCTCAAGAAAGATGGATTAAAACTCATCATCAAATGATATTCTTTGGAAGATATCATTGTAAAGCTGTGAATCCAGATTGTCAGCATTGTTCTCTCATTGATATATGCAAAGAACCAAAACGTAAAAAATATTTAAATATCAAAAAAGACTGA
- a CDS encoding VOC family protein yields the protein MKLKNTVFIVNDLEQSKKFYKQILGLKVLLVEFNGSVTLTSGIVLQSKEVWKELIHKDDQDIIMLNHAAALSFETEDIDAFMLLLDQYQVTLVHPPKEGAWGQRVVRFYDPDGHIIEVGESMRKIMKRLLSQGFSYEELAHRLRVPLDYIKQITESNS from the coding sequence ATGAAACTTAAAAATACTGTTTTTATTGTCAATGATTTAGAACAATCAAAAAAGTTTTACAAACAAATTTTAGGATTAAAAGTTTTATTAGTAGAATTTAACGGTTCAGTGACATTAACATCAGGTATTGTATTGCAATCCAAAGAAGTATGGAAAGAACTTATTCATAAAGACGATCAAGACATAATCATGTTGAATCATGCTGCTGCATTATCTTTTGAAACAGAAGATATTGACGCTTTTATGTTATTGTTGGATCAATATCAGGTCACTCTCGTTCATCCACCTAAGGAAGGAGCATGGGGACAAAGAGTTGTACGATTTTATGATCCTGATGGCCATATTATTGAAGTGGGAGAAAGTATGCGTAAAATTATGAAACGTCTTTTAAGTCAGGGATTTTCATATGAAGAATTGGCACATCGCTTACGTGTCCCTTTAGATTATATTAAACAAATCACTGAATCAAATTCATGA
- the spoIVA gene encoding stage IV sporulation protein A, translated as MQTIDILKDIGKRCDGDIYLGVVGPVRVGKSSFIKRFMEKAVIPYIDNPDAKIRATDELPQSGEGKMIMTVEPKFVPNQAAHINVEDNLGVNIRLVDCVGYVIDGAKGYQDEQGIRYVKTPWYLEAIPFDEAARIGTQKVIQDHSTIGIVMTCDGSICEIPGGDYIQATDDVINELKEIGKPFVIVVNSKEPQSLQCSQLVESLKEKHDVPVLALKVTEMNEEDITHLLKEALYEFPIHEVKIEVQRWMALMDSSHWLKQTLDESLEKSLLEIHRFRDVEKIATHMSEFDFINKAYLSSIDTSSSSATLRIQERNGLYQEILNEILGQDKFDAALFLRQVQELKQMSQEYQAYQSAIKMVKQTGYGYALPVLDDIELSEPEVIKQGPRYGMKLVSTASTIHMIKVDIESTFEPIIGSKEQAEAFIQYLQSHGENNKEAIFDCDVFGRKLGDLINEGMRVKLASMNETACIRVHDILSKIVNKGKSNVIAIVL; from the coding sequence ATGCAGACAATAGATATATTAAAAGATATTGGTAAAAGATGTGATGGCGACATCTATTTAGGGGTTGTAGGACCAGTCAGGGTGGGAAAATCATCATTTATTAAACGTTTTATGGAAAAGGCTGTCATTCCCTATATTGATAATCCTGATGCGAAAATTCGTGCCACTGACGAATTGCCACAATCTGGTGAGGGGAAAATGATTATGACAGTGGAACCGAAGTTTGTTCCAAACCAAGCTGCTCATATCAATGTTGAAGATAATTTAGGAGTGAATATTCGACTTGTGGATTGTGTTGGATATGTGATTGATGGAGCAAAAGGTTATCAGGATGAACAAGGAATTCGTTATGTAAAAACACCTTGGTATTTAGAAGCTATTCCTTTTGATGAAGCGGCGAGGATAGGAACACAAAAAGTTATTCAAGATCATTCAACAATTGGTATTGTGATGACTTGTGATGGTTCTATTTGTGAAATTCCTGGTGGCGATTATATTCAAGCAACGGATGATGTGATAAATGAATTAAAAGAAATTGGTAAACCATTTGTGATTGTGGTGAATTCTAAAGAACCACAAAGTCTTCAATGTAGCCAACTTGTAGAATCTTTAAAAGAAAAACATGATGTTCCAGTTTTGGCTTTGAAAGTTACAGAAATGAATGAAGAAGATATTACTCATCTTTTAAAAGAGGCTTTATATGAGTTCCCTATTCATGAGGTGAAAATAGAAGTTCAGCGTTGGATGGCTTTAATGGATTCATCACATTGGTTAAAACAGACTTTAGATGAATCCTTGGAAAAATCTTTGTTAGAAATTCATCGTTTTAGAGATGTAGAAAAAATTGCAACACATATGAGTGAATTTGATTTTATTAATAAAGCTTATTTATCATCAATTGATACATCTTCTTCATCAGCTACTTTACGTATTCAAGAAAGAAATGGTTTATATCAAGAAATATTAAATGAAATTTTAGGACAAGATAAATTTGATGCGGCTTTATTTTTAAGACAGGTTCAAGAATTGAAACAGATGAGTCAAGAATATCAGGCTTATCAAAGTGCGATAAAGATGGTAAAACAGACTGGTTATGGTTATGCTTTACCAGTTTTGGATGATATTGAATTGAGTGAACCAGAAGTCATTAAACAAGGACCACGCTATGGTATGAAACTTGTTTCTACGGCTTCTACGATTCATATGATTAAGGTGGATATTGAATCAACCTTTGAACCGATTATTGGTTCTAAAGAACAAGCTGAAGCTTTTATTCAATATTTACAAAGTCATGGTGAAAATAATAAAGAAGCCATCTTTGACTGTGATGTTTTTGGACGTAAATTAGGGGATTTGATTAATGAGGGAATGCGTGTAAAACTTGCATCAATGAATGAAACCGCTTGTATAAGAGTGCATGATATTTTAAGTAAAATTGTGAATAAAGGAAAGTCAAATGTGATTGCGATAGTTTTATAA
- a CDS encoding DnaD domain protein — protein sequence MMDELLDYRCVDFQKLLILKAKQMHISDQQCYVLLLIMTLDEIGVKPITPSQISKICSLSVQKIDDILMSLVDKHWISRQNGSLNLKPLQRLLLNQNEQTADQDIDLVSIFEDAFGRSLSQREVQLINSLKCQGYDDEMIVDALNESVKSGVITFRYIEKILDNWARYGVTKRYAPSNVSTHQDVEQSIKDYKWWEDHE from the coding sequence ATGATGGATGAATTATTAGATTATCGTTGTGTTGATTTTCAAAAATTATTGATTTTAAAAGCAAAACAGATGCATATTTCTGATCAACAGTGTTATGTGTTATTATTAATTATGACTTTAGATGAAATTGGGGTTAAACCCATTACACCTTCACAAATATCTAAAATTTGTTCTTTATCTGTTCAAAAAATTGATGATATTTTAATGTCTCTTGTTGATAAACATTGGATTTCAAGACAGAATGGTTCTTTGAATTTAAAACCATTACAAAGATTGTTGTTGAATCAAAATGAACAAACGGCAGATCAAGATATCGATTTAGTGAGTATTTTTGAGGATGCATTTGGACGTAGTTTGAGTCAACGAGAAGTACAGTTGATTAATTCTTTAAAATGTCAAGGTTATGATGATGAAATGATTGTAGATGCATTGAATGAATCAGTGAAATCTGGGGTTATCACTTTTCGATATATTGAAAAGATTTTGGATAATTGGGCACGTTATGGTGTAACAAAGCGTTATGCTCCAAGCAATGTATCAACACATCAGGATGTGGAACAAAGTATAAAAGATTATAAATGGTGGGAAGATCATGAATAA
- a CDS encoding ATP-binding cassette domain-containing protein → MNKKLKKDIVKMESSRRQKENWGHQIEKSKRGAADKGHVGHMAAKMMKRSKVIEKRQKQAIAEKRKLLKDIEKYDDLKIHCLKYFQKQLIQFQHFSLSYDDKKVFEDLSLTIHNHDRVLLKGPNGCGKSSLIHFIIGENMQYQGQYVLGSQLKISYVPQDCTFLHGRLDDWIQRYDCDLTLVKTLLRKLGFSRSHFDISLENLSQGQKKKVMLAISLATPAHLYIWDEPLNYIDIFSRMQIEKTILTYQPTLLFVEHDQYFQETIATEVIDF, encoded by the coding sequence ATGAATAAGAAATTGAAGAAAGATATTGTGAAAATGGAAAGTTCAAGGAGACAAAAGGAAAATTGGGGACATCAGATTGAAAAATCCAAGCGAGGTGCAGCTGATAAAGGCCATGTAGGGCATATGGCAGCGAAAATGATGAAACGTTCCAAAGTGATTGAAAAACGCCAAAAACAAGCCATTGCTGAAAAAAGGAAACTTTTAAAGGATATTGAAAAATATGATGATTTAAAAATACATTGTTTAAAATATTTTCAAAAACAATTGATTCAGTTTCAACACTTCTCATTATCATATGATGATAAAAAAGTCTTTGAAGATTTATCGTTAACCATTCATAATCATGATAGAGTCTTACTTAAAGGACCAAATGGTTGTGGAAAATCAAGTCTTATTCATTTTATTATAGGTGAGAATATGCAATATCAAGGACAATATGTTCTAGGTAGTCAATTAAAAATTTCCTATGTTCCCCAAGATTGTACTTTTTTACATGGGCGACTTGATGATTGGATTCAACGATATGATTGTGATTTAACATTAGTCAAAACCTTATTAAGGAAATTAGGATTTTCACGTTCCCATTTCGATATTTCTTTAGAAAATTTAAGCCAAGGTCAAAAAAAGAAAGTCATGTTAGCTATTTCACTGGCAACTCCAGCACATCTCTATATTTGGGATGAACCATTAAATTATATTGATATTTTTTCTCGTATGCAAATTGAAAAGACTATTTTAACATATCAACCCACATTACTCTTTGTAGAACATGATCAATATTTTCAAGAAACAATTGCTACAGAGGTCATAGATTTTTAA
- a CDS encoding transglycosylase domain-containing protein: MLGNIAAGGITSGGSTITQQLIKKSYYPDEEQTIERKIGEIILSIEATSQTTKEEVLELYLNKIYFGYGPQTIGLYAASRYYFDKSVQNLTLPEAALLAGTLNSPNRFDPFKNLDLAQERRDKILELMEMHGYISHEECEATKAVPVENTLKYNPISTTGQYQAYADKVVREVQEKTGYDPYETPMRIYTYIDMDVQKELDSIASGDSYTFQDSKIQVGAVVQESTTGRIIGVLSGRDYTPLGLTYAYSSKTRTEQDYGQKNQPGSSLKPLIAYAAAFEYLDYSTAHYVHDVPYEYDNGFVASNWNGKKYNGDISISSALSNSWNAAALQTFSEVVTGIDCNGNKVGDGIGIDGATKYLESLGFDMSGEEVNIGYAIGSWINGVTPESEAGAYAVIANGGTYIEPHTVQKIELLSTGEVIEIDEQYQQDKTQALSEESAYMIREIMTNYVKSGTGTYRLLNLGYQIGAKTGTSNHSSDKSQVSNPKLAGHSKDAWLSAYSPDYTWSVWTGYSSEDQKDGYYIKSNKDTNNISAKIAKLLHKDGVKNEYSSKPSSLVESKCISGIYPYVSPGNGVPSDRVVSGLFKKETHLVEVLVVQV; the protein is encoded by the coding sequence TTGCTTGGAAACATTGCTGCTGGAGGAATCACTTCAGGTGGATCAACCATTACTCAACAGTTAATTAAAAAATCTTATTATCCTGATGAAGAACAAACAATTGAAAGAAAAATTGGTGAAATCATTCTTTCAATAGAAGCCACTTCACAAACAACAAAAGAAGAAGTTTTAGAACTATATTTAAATAAAATTTATTTTGGCTATGGACCTCAAACCATTGGACTTTATGCTGCTTCAAGATACTATTTTGATAAATCAGTTCAAAATTTAACATTACCTGAAGCTGCTTTATTGGCTGGAACATTAAATTCACCTAATCGATTTGACCCATTTAAAAACTTGGATTTAGCTCAAGAAAGACGTGATAAGATTTTAGAATTGATGGAAATGCATGGTTATATTTCTCATGAAGAATGTGAAGCAACCAAAGCTGTTCCTGTTGAAAATACATTAAAATATAATCCAATCTCAACAACTGGACAATATCAGGCTTATGCAGATAAAGTTGTCCGTGAAGTCCAAGAAAAAACTGGATATGACCCTTATGAAACACCTATGCGAATCTATACATATATTGATATGGATGTTCAAAAAGAATTAGATAGTATTGCAAGTGGTGATTCCTATACTTTCCAAGATTCTAAGATTCAAGTGGGAGCTGTTGTTCAAGAATCAACAACAGGACGTATTATTGGTGTCCTAAGTGGACGTGATTATACGCCATTAGGATTAACTTATGCATATTCTTCTAAAACAAGAACTGAACAAGACTATGGTCAAAAAAATCAACCTGGTTCTTCATTAAAACCATTGATTGCCTATGCTGCAGCTTTTGAATATTTAGATTATTCAACTGCTCATTATGTTCATGATGTGCCTTATGAATATGATAATGGTTTTGTCGCAAGTAACTGGAATGGTAAGAAATATAATGGAGATATCTCAATTTCTAGTGCTTTAAGCAATTCTTGGAATGCAGCTGCTTTACAAACTTTTAGCGAAGTTGTCACTGGAATTGATTGTAATGGTAATAAAGTCGGAGATGGTATAGGTATTGATGGTGCAACAAAATACCTTGAAAGCTTAGGTTTTGATATGAGTGGTGAAGAAGTAAATATTGGTTATGCAATTGGTTCATGGATTAATGGTGTCACTCCTGAATCAGAAGCAGGTGCTTATGCTGTCATTGCTAATGGTGGAACATATATCGAACCACATACTGTTCAAAAAATTGAATTACTATCAACTGGTGAAGTGATTGAAATTGATGAACAATATCAACAAGATAAAACACAAGCTTTATCTGAAGAATCTGCCTATATGATCAGAGAAATCATGACAAATTATGTTAAATCCGGAACGGGAACATATCGTTTATTAAATTTAGGTTATCAAATTGGTGCTAAGACTGGAACTTCTAACCATTCTAGCGACAAATCACAAGTGTCTAACCCTAAATTAGCTGGACACAGTAAAGATGCTTGGTTATCAGCTTACTCGCCAGATTATACATGGAGTGTCTGGACAGGTTATAGCAGTGAAGATCAAAAAGATGGATATTATATAAAAAGCAATAAAGATACAAACAATATCTCGGCAAAGATTGCAAAACTATTGCATAAAGATGGTGTGAAAAACGAATATTCTTCAAAACCTTCTAGTTTAGTCGAAAGCAAATGTATTTCTGGTATTTATCCATACGTTTCCCCAGGAAATGGAGTTCCTAGCGATCGTGTTGTCTCTGGCTTATTTAAAAAGGAAACACACCTAGTGGAAGTGCTAGTGGTGCAAGTTTGA
- a CDS encoding ATP-binding cassette domain-containing protein yields the protein MSLIQVQHLTFGYEGSYELIFDDVSFSLDTTFKTALIGRNARGKTTLLKLLMKELEYQGQIMMSEGCCYFPYEVENPQWLTLDVCYEICPNLQQWQLEKELHQLDMDGLDIFYRPFETLSHGEQTKVLLALLFLKEHAFLLIDEPTNHLDQNSRQKIAEYLRLQKGFLLVSHDRYFIDSCCNHVMAINPTTIDVVSGNFSSWYDDKRKKMKEES from the coding sequence ATGTCGTTAATACAAGTTCAACATTTGACATTTGGTTATGAAGGAAGTTATGAATTGATTTTTGATGATGTATCGTTTTCATTAGACACGACATTTAAGACAGCTTTGATTGGACGCAATGCCAGAGGGAAAACAACACTTTTAAAGCTTTTGATGAAAGAATTGGAATATCAAGGACAAATAATGATGAGTGAAGGGTGCTGTTATTTTCCTTATGAAGTAGAAAATCCTCAATGGTTAACATTAGATGTGTGTTATGAGATATGTCCAAATTTACAACAATGGCAATTAGAAAAAGAACTTCATCAGTTAGATATGGATGGTTTAGATATTTTTTATCGACCTTTTGAAACTTTATCTCATGGCGAACAAACCAAAGTATTATTAGCTCTTTTATTCTTGAAAGAACATGCTTTTTTATTGATTGATGAACCAACCAATCACTTAGATCAAAATTCACGTCAAAAAATAGCTGAATATCTTCGTCTTCAAAAAGGTTTTTTGTTAGTGAGTCATGATCGTTATTTTATTGATAGTTGTTGTAATCATGTGATGGCTATTAATCCAACGACCATAGATGTTGTAAGTGGAAATTTTTCAAGCTGGTATGATGATAAAAGAAAAAAGATGAAAGAGGAATCATGA
- a CDS encoding zinc metallopeptidase, whose protein sequence is MFWPYYGIYYNRYYMIGTIFVILAALLAIWAQMKVSSTYSRYRKIANTRGISGAQAAREILDSEGLYDIAIYEVKGQLSDHFNPGKKTINLSSDVYHGTSIASLAVAAHECGHAIQYKEKYIPITLRNAILPIANVGQYLGWIAILIGLVLGQTHIAWFGFIAMCGILVFQLVTLPVEFDASGRALTILKSRYLTTSEYAGAKKMLSATAMTYVAAMISTLMSMLRIFLLILGNSRDE, encoded by the coding sequence ATGTTTTGGCCATATTATGGAATTTATTATAATCGTTATTATATGATTGGAACTATTTTTGTTATACTTGCTGCATTGTTGGCAATATGGGCACAAATGAAGGTAAGCTCTACATATAGTCGTTATCGCAAAATCGCAAATACACGAGGTATCAGTGGAGCTCAGGCAGCTAGAGAAATTTTAGATAGTGAAGGATTATATGATATTGCTATTTATGAGGTGAAAGGGCAGTTGAGTGATCATTTTAATCCTGGCAAAAAAACTATTAATCTTTCTAGTGATGTTTATCATGGCACTTCGATTGCATCATTGGCTGTAGCAGCTCATGAATGTGGACATGCAATTCAATATAAAGAAAAATATATACCTATTACATTAAGAAATGCCATTTTACCAATTGCTAATGTTGGACAATATTTAGGTTGGATTGCAATTTTGATTGGACTTGTCTTAGGTCAAACTCATATTGCATGGTTTGGTTTTATCGCAATGTGTGGAATTTTAGTATTTCAGTTAGTGACTTTACCAGTGGAATTTGATGCCTCTGGTCGTGCTTTAACCATTTTAAAGTCGCGTTATTTAACAACGTCGGAATATGCAGGTGCTAAAAAAATGCTATCAGCGACTGCAATGACTTATGTGGCAGCCATGATTTCAACATTAATGAGTATGTTACGTATTTTCTTGCTTATTTTAGGTAATTCAAGAGATGAATAA
- a CDS encoding flavodoxin family protein: protein MKNLVVTDREISTHYFQNSVIVNLNNIHYSTCTGGLTCLKCEGACHFKDDMSIISNWTNDCQLIIYITKVKYGCFDIPFKKMLERLVVNHEPYYTMVDGETCHLGLSQLRKNYWLLAMVKPARMKRNCLKIFWMIQH from the coding sequence ATGAAAAATTTAGTTGTAACAGATAGAGAAATTTCAACCCATTATTTTCAAAATTCAGTGATTGTCAATTTAAATAATATTCATTATTCAACATGCACAGGGGGATTGACATGTTTAAAATGTGAAGGTGCCTGTCATTTTAAAGATGATATGAGTATTATTTCTAATTGGACAAATGACTGTCAATTAATTATCTATATTACAAAAGTCAAATATGGTTGTTTTGATATTCCTTTTAAAAAGATGTTAGAAAGACTCGTTGTCAATCATGAACCTTATTATACAATGGTAGATGGAGAGACTTGTCATCTTGGTTTAAGCCAGTTAAGAAAAAATTACTGGTTATTGGCTATGGTGAAGCCAGCGAGGATGAAAAGAAATTGTTTAAAGATATTTTGGATGATTCAACATTAG
- a CDS encoding NAD(P)H-dependent glycerol-3-phosphate dehydrogenase yields the protein MKIAILGTGSWATALARVLNDNGHRTMMYGIDQNEIDDINIRHCNYKYFKDVRLENQIVASSSLKEVVKDAQYLLITIPTQYVRHVLEEVKPLLTQKVTVINAAKGFDMNTNMRMSDTIRSVLDKTEIHPVVSLIGPSHAEEVVERMLTVVCAVSLDEDCAKDVQKLFSNHYFRVYTSTDEVGAEYGAAYKNVIAVASGIIAGLGYGDNTRAALITRGLYEMSLYGTVKGANRETFFGLTGIGDLVVTCSSIHSRNFQAGLEIGQSNRALDFMTHNTKTCEGIRTCKVIHDDVATHDYGIEVPIVDAVYRVLYENALPQETIDSLMLRDLKAEQ from the coding sequence ATGAAAATAGCAATTTTAGGGACAGGAAGTTGGGCAACAGCTTTAGCGAGAGTTCTTAATGATAATGGACATCGTACGATGATGTATGGAATTGATCAAAATGAGATTGATGATATTAATATTAGACATTGTAATTATAAATATTTCAAAGACGTCAGATTAGAAAATCAGATTGTTGCCTCTTCTTCTTTAAAAGAAGTTGTTAAAGATGCTCAGTATCTTTTGATTACAATTCCTACACAATATGTTAGACATGTTCTAGAAGAAGTGAAGCCATTATTAACGCAAAAAGTAACAGTGATTAATGCGGCAAAAGGTTTTGATATGAATACTAATATGCGTATGTCTGATACAATTAGAAGTGTGTTAGATAAGACCGAGATTCATCCAGTCGTTTCATTGATTGGACCATCCCATGCCGAAGAAGTTGTGGAACGTATGTTGACAGTTGTTTGTGCCGTGTCATTGGATGAAGACTGTGCTAAGGATGTTCAAAAACTATTTTCTAATCATTATTTTAGAGTTTATACCTCAACAGATGAAGTAGGTGCTGAATATGGCGCTGCTTATAAGAATGTCATCGCGGTTGCCTCAGGAATTATTGCAGGATTAGGTTATGGGGATAATACCCGTGCTGCTTTGATTACCAGAGGATTATATGAAATGAGTTTGTATGGAACAGTCAAAGGCGCTAATCGTGAAACTTTCTTTGGTTTGACAGGAATTGGAGATTTGGTTGTTACATGCTCGTCTATTCATTCACGTAATTTTCAGGCGGGTTTAGAAATTGGACAAAGTAATCGAGCCTTAGATTTTATGACTCATAATACCAAAACTTGCGAAGGTATTCGTACTTGTAAAGTTATTCATGATGATGTTGCTACACATGATTATGGTATTGAAGTTCCAATTGTTGATGCTGTTTATCGTGTCTTATATGAAAATGCTTTACCACAGGAAACAATTGATTCATTAATGTTAAGAGATTTAAAAGCAGAACAATAG